One genomic segment of Thermosipho africanus Ob7 includes these proteins:
- a CDS encoding M16 family metallopeptidase → MVKNNWKRKELLNGAIVVNSLMKGKNIPSLNIWFKYGLYHSIPKSLVHLIEHCSFYTSSTKNKTKGYILNGLVFPEATCFYARAFNDNLFEAFKDLINIAYKSPNISQKQLEIEKRIIKNEIRRKSVFIIYSLLINLLYPEINLNFVSGLDEITLEEVMQIKSKFFVPQNSIIEIIGNLDSKCFEKICSRIENIHVEGVNTNFPTYKHRSNVMWKKIKSDNMNLLGFIFPLPGYTYKNLIIATIIDYIFAKLENSKLRNLIREKQNFTYHINTDIVINKNFGYYIGFMKLQNSLIVEKASDLINKSLDSLILDFIDNKTFQKIKNRLKLFYMILLENIGKFSSRSGFNLLYMNEPLDIQKIIKILETISIYDIYDFVYKYFRNNLKGIYIIDKT, encoded by the coding sequence ATGGTAAAAAATAATTGGAAGAGAAAAGAACTTTTAAATGGTGCTATTGTTGTTAATTCTCTCATGAAAGGAAAGAATATTCCCTCTTTAAATATTTGGTTCAAATATGGACTATATCATTCAATACCTAAATCTCTTGTACACTTAATCGAACATTGCTCCTTTTACACGTCATCCACCAAAAACAAAACAAAGGGATATATCCTTAATGGTTTGGTATTTCCGGAAGCAACTTGTTTCTACGCTAGAGCTTTTAATGATAACCTTTTTGAAGCATTTAAAGATTTAATTAACATTGCTTATAAATCTCCAAACATTTCACAAAAACAATTAGAAATCGAAAAGAGAATAATAAAAAACGAAATAAGAAGAAAGAGCGTATTTATAATATATTCACTTTTAATTAATTTATTATATCCTGAGATTAATCTAAATTTTGTCTCGGGATTAGATGAAATAACCCTAGAAGAAGTAATGCAAATAAAAAGTAAATTTTTTGTTCCTCAAAATTCAATCATTGAAATTATTGGAAACTTAGATAGCAAATGTTTTGAAAAAATTTGTTCCAGAATTGAAAATATTCACGTTGAAGGTGTAAATACTAATTTTCCAACTTACAAACATAGAAGTAACGTTATGTGGAAAAAAATTAAATCTGATAATATGAATCTTTTAGGATTTATTTTCCCACTACCTGGCTATACCTACAAAAATTTGATAATTGCTACAATCATCGATTATATATTTGCCAAATTAGAAAATTCAAAATTACGAAATTTAATACGAGAAAAGCAAAATTTTACTTATCACATCAATACTGATATTGTTATCAACAAAAATTTTGGTTATTATATTGGTTTTATGAAGCTTCAAAATTCACTTATAGTTGAAAAAGCTTCGGATTTGATTAACAAATCTTTAGATTCTCTTATTTTAGATTTTATAGATAACAAGACTTTTCAAAAGATTAAAAATCGATTAAAACTTTTTTATATGATTCTATTGGAAAATATCGGAAAATTTTCTTCCAGATCTGGTTTTAATCTATTATACATGAACGAACCATTAGATATTCAAAAAATTATTAAAATCCTTGAAACAATTTCAATATACGACATATACGATTTTGTATACAAATATTTTAGAAATAATTTAAAAGGAATCTATATCATTGATAAAACTTAA
- a CDS encoding RtcB family protein: protein MNKELHKIQKKEPILIINDNDYREFCNEKARKVINFYKNHSEYNKIIIFPGFHPEEFGLPASSLLLSDKIYPFSTGFDVGCGYLILIVYDIDPIKMNKITKKLENSNEISKIFNKNIENSSWIIKKMNKITKKMLQNEFSKKFYFVAKKIIWNNFGELNPGGHFIEFHILEKIYEESLKSLNNNSLLLIVHNGSGNYGKKLLVLLAQMFGYFEGNKLNLQDIPKIEDKIHQVYIPFWNHSISRGKNGNKNWLMFLELYKNILEYSFLNRLYIAEQVIDFLSQEFNHSIKFDFVSDSIHSSIFVEKFNHNRIAIHRSGLTKISKKFQYYYIGSNPGEKSFLIKPLQKAKDTFYSIPHGTSKVHNTKYFKNIKSVITPLLEKGIIKLAIKLKPLISIKRVGSSKKDVICTKW, encoded by the coding sequence ATGAACAAAGAACTACACAAAATTCAAAAAAAGGAACCAATTTTAATAATTAATGACAATGATTATCGCGAATTTTGCAATGAAAAAGCAAGAAAAGTCATAAATTTTTACAAAAATCATTCAGAATACAATAAAATAATAATATTTCCTGGATTTCATCCGGAAGAATTTGGTTTACCAGCTTCATCTTTGCTTTTATCAGACAAAATTTATCCTTTCTCCACGGGGTTTGACGTCGGTTGTGGTTACTTAATATTAATAGTTTATGACATAGATCCTATAAAAATGAATAAAATAACAAAAAAACTGGAAAATTCGAATGAAATCTCCAAAATTTTTAATAAAAATATTGAGAACTCATCCTGGATTATTAAAAAAATGAACAAAATAACAAAAAAAATGTTGCAAAATGAATTTTCCAAAAAATTTTATTTTGTTGCCAAAAAAATTATTTGGAACAATTTTGGAGAACTTAACCCAGGCGGGCATTTTATAGAGTTTCATATTCTTGAAAAAATTTATGAGGAATCTCTAAAATCGTTAAACAATAATAGCTTGTTATTAATTGTACACAATGGTTCAGGAAATTATGGAAAAAAACTTTTAGTGTTACTTGCTCAAATGTTCGGATACTTTGAGGGAAATAAGTTGAACCTGCAAGATATACCAAAAATTGAAGACAAAATACATCAGGTTTATATACCTTTTTGGAACCATTCTATATCTCGGGGAAAGAATGGAAATAAAAATTGGTTAATGTTCTTAGAATTATACAAAAACATCTTAGAATATTCATTTTTAAATAGATTATACATTGCTGAACAAGTAATAGATTTTCTTTCCCAAGAATTCAATCATAGTATTAAATTTGATTTTGTTTCAGATTCCATACATTCGTCAATATTTGTAGAAAAATTCAACCACAATAGAATTGCAATACACAGAAGTGGCCTAACAAAAATTAGTAAAAAATTTCAATATTATTACATTGGAAGCAATCCTGGTGAAAAATCATTCTTGATTAAACCATTACAAAAAGCTAAAGACACTTTTTATTCCATACCTCACGGTACAAGCAAAGTCCACAATACGAAATATTTTAAAAATATAAAAAGTGTAATTACCCCACTTTTAGAAAAAGGAATAATTAAACTCGCAATCAAGTTAAAACCACTTATTTCAATAAAAAGAGTAGGTTCATCAAAAAAGGATGTGATTTGTACAAAATGGTAA